In Phormidium ambiguum IAM M-71, a genomic segment contains:
- a CDS encoding AI-2E family transporter — MNKDYSIFTPGQKFIITWLLILAASWATLVTIGYVGELVSVFLSAALLAFLFNYPVKVLQRFLPRVLAVALVYLTAIVAIILIGLTVVPPVFNQGVQLVTNLPSLVASGREQLDNFQAWSLERNLPFDVRILASQLLSRIQAQAEVIASKGFGLVVGTFNWFLDFIFILVISFYMLIDGEKVWGTITSVLSPIVGQVLTESLQKNLQKFISGQLLLGLFMAIILTIAFWVLKVPFFLLFAVFIGIMEVIPFVGATLGIGTVVIIVAFIDWWLALEVLGTAIVIQQIKDNLISPRLMGGLTGFSPVILFLALLLGAKFGGLLGVILAIPFTGVAKSIAEIVFDPDLPPQTGSFFSNPFDDNKEPLLVENSAVKKDKI; from the coding sequence ACTATTCAATTTTTACACCTGGACAAAAATTTATCATCACCTGGCTGCTAATATTAGCAGCTAGTTGGGCAACTTTAGTCACAATTGGTTATGTCGGCGAATTAGTCAGCGTTTTTCTTTCTGCTGCATTACTGGCATTTTTATTCAACTACCCAGTGAAAGTTTTACAGCGATTTTTACCCAGAGTTTTAGCAGTAGCATTAGTTTATTTAACAGCAATTGTTGCCATTATTTTGATTGGCTTGACCGTAGTACCACCTGTATTTAATCAAGGAGTTCAATTAGTCACTAATTTACCTTCATTAGTTGCATCAGGAAGAGAACAGTTAGACAATTTTCAAGCTTGGAGTTTGGAACGAAATTTGCCATTTGATGTGCGAATTTTAGCTTCTCAATTATTGTCTAGAATTCAAGCGCAAGCCGAAGTGATTGCCAGCAAAGGTTTTGGCTTAGTAGTAGGGACATTTAACTGGTTTCTCGACTTCATATTCATTCTAGTAATCTCCTTTTATATGCTTATAGACGGAGAAAAAGTTTGGGGAACGATCACTAGCGTTTTATCACCTATAGTTGGTCAAGTTTTGACTGAATCGCTGCAAAAAAATCTGCAAAAATTTATTTCCGGGCAGTTGCTTCTAGGATTGTTTATGGCAATAATTTTAACCATTGCTTTTTGGGTGCTAAAAGTACCTTTCTTTTTGTTATTTGCCGTTTTTATTGGCATTATGGAAGTGATTCCTTTTGTAGGCGCGACTCTAGGAATTGGTACTGTAGTTATCATAGTAGCGTTTATTGATTGGTGGTTAGCACTGGAAGTTTTGGGGACTGCAATTGTAATTCAACAAATTAAAGATAATTTAATTTCACCTCGGTTAATGGGTGGATTAACTGGGTTTTCACCAGTCATTCTTTTCCTGGCTTTGTTGTTAGGAGCAAAATTTGGTGGGTTGTTAGGTGTAATTCTGGCAATTCCTTTTACCGGGGTGGCTAAGAGTATAGCAGAAATTGTTTTCGATCCTGATTTGCCACCACAAACTGGGTCGTTTTTTAGTAATCCTTTTGATGATAATAAAGAACCTTTGTTGGTGGAAAATTCTGCTGTTAAAAAAGATAAAATTTAG